DNA sequence from the Synechococcus sp. MU1617 genome:
CCTCGACCGTTTCTCCCGCGTTGAAGCCGCCCTGAAAGGGGATTTGCAGGGCCACAGCATCAACGAATTGGAAGCCCTCTGGAAACAGGCCAAAGCGGCGATCCGAGCGGAACACTCCTCCACCTCTGGATCCAATTAATCGTCCAGGGAAGGCCGGCTGCGCCGTTGACGCTTGAGGTCCCCACGCTTTTTCTTCGTGTCCAAACGTCGCTTCACCGCACCGCGTTTCGGCCGGGTGGCTTTGCGAGCGCGCGGCGGTGGCTGCAAGCCCTCCCGCAGCAGCTCCCCCATGCGATGCAGTGCCTTCTGACGGTTCTGCCATTGGGAGCGTTCTTCAGCGACCACAACCCGAAGGCAACCCTCCACCAACCGGGCCTGGAAATGCTCCAGCAGACGGGCACGACGGAATGGCCCCAGACAGGAGCAGTTCACCAGATCCAGAAGCAACTCAACACGAGAATCAGTGGTGTTGACCCCCTGCCCGCCTGGACCGGATGAACGGCTGAACCGCCAGCGCAGCTCCCTTGAGGGAATGATCAACCGCTCGTTAACCACCAGGTCCTGCACCAGACATCTCCTGGGTCAAGAGCAACAGGATGCTCTCACCGTGCAGACGCTTCGAAGAGAAAACACCCACCTGAGCCCTGAGCCCTGAGCCCTGAGCCCTATCCGTAAAACAAAAGCCTTGATCTCACGACAAAGGCTTTGGAGCTGCCCTCTTCCACGGCAGCTCCCCAACCAAGCACATTTAACCGCCACATTTTGTGCTCGTCAATCCCACAGGCACTACATCTGGTGTTTGGGAACAGGCCCCCCGGGTCCTTAGCTGGATAGATGCCTCATCACCCCATGAGCAACTGGATTGACGAAGAGCACCGCGGCGTCCGCTACGGCTTGAAGGGAGAGGTGCTGGTCGAGGAGACCAGTCGGTTCCAGCGGATCAGCGTGATTCGCAGTGAGCGCTACGGGCGAGGGCTGCTGCTGGATGGCTGCTGGATGACGGCGGAACAGCAGGAACGCCACTACCACGAGGCCTTGGTGCACCCAGCGCTGTGCAGTGCCCGCGCGATCGAACGGATCCTTGTGATCGGCGGTGGAGACGGCGGCACCGCGCGGGAATGCCTGCGCCACCCAGACGTCCAGCAGCTGGACATGGTGGAAATTGACGGCCGGGTGGTGGAGCTCAGCCGGGAGCATCTCCCCGACATCGGTGGATCCGCCTGGTCCGATCCGAGGTTCCAGCTCACGGTGGGAGATGGCATCGCCTGGGCAGCTGAGGCTGACGACCAGAGCTACGACGTTGTCTTGGTGGATGGCTCTGACCCCGCCGGACCGGCCGAAGGCCTGTTCAACCGCGCCTTCTTCGAGAACTGCCGACGTCTGCTCAAGCCCGGGGGAGTGTTCGGCACGCAGAGCGAATCTCCCGAAGCCTTCCGCGATGTCCACATCGCCATGGTGCGTCTGTTGCGCGAGGTGTTTGACCACGCCGACCCGCTCTATGGCTGGGTGCCGATGTATCCCAGCGGCTGGTGGAGCTGGACCTTCGCCGCAATGGGAACACCCCGCTACCGCACTGCAGATCCCGAGCGCAGCAAGGCCATTGCCCCAGGCTGCGAGATCTGGTCACCGCGCTGGCAGCGGGGAGCCATGGACGCCATCCCCGCCTTCATCGAACGGGAGTTGCAGTCATGACGATCCATCCGCCGAATGGGCTGTTCGACAGCGACGGGACCATTTTTATGGGCTCCCGGCGCAACCCTGCCGACTGCCGTGTTGGCCTCTTTGGTGTGCCGTACGACGGAACCACCTCTTTTCGGCCTGGCACGCGCTTCGGCCCCGCCGCCATTCGAGAGGTGAGTGCTGGGCTGGAGACCTATTGCCCGCAACTCAACCTGGATCTGGAGGATCTTGACTTTGCTGATCTCGGTGCCGTTGAGATTCCCTTCGGCAACCCTGAGCCCGTTCTCACAAAGGTGAAGCAGGCGACCGAAGCTGTGCTCAGTCTGGGTCTGAGGCCCCTGATGCTGGGCGGAGAGCATTCGATCAGCTCCGGTGCCGTGGAGGCCGTGGCACAACGCCACCCCGACCTGGTGCTGGTGCAGCTGGATGCCCATGCCGACCTTAGGGACAGCTGGCTGGGTGCCCGCCACAGCCATGCCTGCGCCATGCGCCGCTGTTTGGAAATTCTTCCCAGCCAGACGCTGTTTCAACTCGCGATCCGCAGTGGCACGCGGGAGGAATTCACCGAACTGCACGAGAGCGGCCGGTTGATGCCCAGCATCGATGCCCTTCAACAGGCCCTCGCTCCCTTGACGGGAAAACCCGTCTATCTCACCGTCGACCTGGACTGGTTTGACCCGTCAGTTCTGCCGGGTACGGGCACCCCTGAACCCGGTGGTTACCACTGGTCTGATTTCGCCAGCCTGATCGAGGTGCTCCGGGAGCATCGCCTGGTGGCGGCCGATGTGGTGGAACTGGCCCCACAACTCGACACCAGTGGTATTAGCTCCGTGCTGGCCGCCAAGGTGACCCGCAGCCTGCTCCTCCTCTTGGGTGCCGATCAATAGAAGTGACGCGCATCAGTGCGCTGCTGCCGCAAACGGTTGTGCTGTTTGCTGAGCAATTGCAGCACCAACGTTGGGTGCCGGTGGATGAGCGTCAAAAAATTGGTGCGGCTCAGGCGGAACAGCGAAACGGGCGTCACCGCTGTGGCATCACGGCTGTGACACTCGGTGGGATCAATTAGATCCTCATAGAAAAACAGCTCACTGGGACCAAAGCGGATGCGGTTCGACGGACCACTGCTCAGTTCCACCCATCCCCGTTCAATCACATGGATGAACTGCACCGGCTCGCCGGCGCTGAACAAGGTTGTGCCGGTGGGAAGGGTCAGGCAATCCACCTCAGGCTGTTCCTGGATGAGTTCCAGAGGAGTCAGCGAAGCTGAGGCGGACAAGGCAACAACGTGGGTTGGCTGCAGTATCCCGCGATCATCCGGTGGAGGCCATCAACAAGGGCAGAGCCATGAATGGATCCAGACTCACGTCAGGCTGCGATCCAGTTCCAGCTGACGCTCACCAACGCCGCTGCTGTGCAGAGCCGGAAGCTTGGGAGAACGGGGGGTCCAGTGGTGACAGACCATCAGATCCGCCAGCTCGGCATGCACCTCCAACCGGCGCAGTCGGCACCACCCCTTCGCACCTGCCGGCAAGGTGCAGTACTGACAACTGCGACAGCAGGAGCTGGTGGCCAAACAGGTGCCTCGGGAACGGGCTCAAGCTAGTGACGGTCTGCCAAACGGACCATGGAAAGGGGCAAATTTCCGGGTTCACTTCCGGATCGTGAAGCCCTCCATAAGAATGCGCTTCCCATCCGCCGCCCCCATGTCTCTGCAGCGCACTCCCCTGTTCGAGTCCTGCCGCAGCGCCGGGGGCCGCATGGTGCCTTTTGCGGGCTGGGAGATGCCGGTTCAGTTCAGCGGCCTGATCCAAGAACACAAGGCCGTTCGCGAACGGGTCGGAATGTTCGACATCTCCCACATGGGTGTGCTGCGCCTCGAAGGCGCCAATCCCAAGGATGCGCTGCAACGGCTGATCCCCAGCGACCTGCACCGGATCGGTCCAGGCGAAGCCTGC
Encoded proteins:
- the speB gene encoding agmatinase, producing the protein MTIHPPNGLFDSDGTIFMGSRRNPADCRVGLFGVPYDGTTSFRPGTRFGPAAIREVSAGLETYCPQLNLDLEDLDFADLGAVEIPFGNPEPVLTKVKQATEAVLSLGLRPLMLGGEHSISSGAVEAVAQRHPDLVLVQLDAHADLRDSWLGARHSHACAMRRCLEILPSQTLFQLAIRSGTREEFTELHESGRLMPSIDALQQALAPLTGKPVYLTVDLDWFDPSVLPGTGTPEPGGYHWSDFASLIEVLREHRLVAADVVELAPQLDTSGISSVLAAKVTRSLLLLLGADQ
- the arfB gene encoding alternative ribosome rescue aminoacyl-tRNA hydrolase ArfB; the protein is MQDLVVNERLIIPSRELRWRFSRSSGPGGQGVNTTDSRVELLLDLVNCSCLGPFRRARLLEHFQARLVEGCLRVVVAEERSQWQNRQKALHRMGELLREGLQPPPRARKATRPKRGAVKRRLDTKKKRGDLKRQRRSRPSLDD
- a CDS encoding cyclic nucleotide-binding domain-containing protein, with translation MSASASLTPLELIQEQPEVDCLTLPTGTTLFSAGEPVQFIHVIERGWVELSSGPSNRIRFGPSELFFYEDLIDPTECHSRDATAVTPVSLFRLSRTNFLTLIHRHPTLVLQLLSKQHNRLRQQRTDARHFY
- the speE gene encoding polyamine aminopropyltransferase is translated as MSNWIDEEHRGVRYGLKGEVLVEETSRFQRISVIRSERYGRGLLLDGCWMTAEQQERHYHEALVHPALCSARAIERILVIGGGDGGTARECLRHPDVQQLDMVEIDGRVVELSREHLPDIGGSAWSDPRFQLTVGDGIAWAAEADDQSYDVVLVDGSDPAGPAEGLFNRAFFENCRRLLKPGGVFGTQSESPEAFRDVHIAMVRLLREVFDHADPLYGWVPMYPSGWWSWTFAAMGTPRYRTADPERSKAIAPGCEIWSPRWQRGAMDAIPAFIERELQS